In Nisaea acidiphila, the DNA window CTGAAAGCACCCGCGTGAAACTCTGTCCCGTTTGCGCCTCGGCCCGGTGCTTGAGCTCCGCGAGGAACGCGGCGATGATTTCGGCGAGGGTGCGCCGCTTTCCGCCGAGAGTGCGCGGCTCGTGCAGCAGCGGCTGGCCGAGCACGCTTTTCAGCGCCCGCATATAGCGGCCTTCCTCTCCGCTCGTGAGGGCCTCGGCGGCGGTACTGCCGATTTGCATGCCGCGCCCGTCGAGCGGGAAGAACACGGCTGTCGGCAGGGTCTCACTGCCGTCTTCGATGGGAAGTCGTCTGACTGAATTTCCCGACCAGATCGCGGCGGCTGAATTGGAGGTGCCGAAATCGATCGCGAGAGTATCCGTTCGCATGGTGCGGTTCGCTCCAGGGGCGCTTCGTGGAAGACACGGGGTGTGTGGACTTTTCGGATCGTAAGGAAACCGCCTGAGGGTGCCCCGGCGGCGAGGGGAGGATGTCTATACATAACTTCCTTCCGACAGAAAAGGGTCAGGGGCGGATATTCCCCAACCGTGCGGCGGTTTCCGCGATGCGGATAAGGCCTCCGTATCGTGGCGGCGCTGGCCGGTGTTATAAGCACCGCAGCATTAACGGACATAGCCAGAACAAGGGATCAGAAAATGGCCGGAAACTTCCCGCTCAAGGTATCGCTGCCGCTCGCCAAGGCCGAGATCATTGCCGACGAGGCGCTGCGCGTCGCCACCGAGGAAGGCATGATGCCGATGACCGTCGTCGTGCTCGATGCGGGCGGGCATCCGGTCTGCATCAAGCGACAGGACGGCTCCGGCATCGGCCGCATCGAGATCGCGACCGCCAAGGCGTGGGGCGGGCTCGGCTTCGGCGAGTCCTCGCGCAATCTCGGCGGCCGGCTGAAAGAGCGCCTCGGCTTCCAGGTGGCCGCCGCCGCCGCTTTTGACGGCAAGATGGCCGCGGTTCCGGGCGGGGCCATGATCATGGAAGACGGCGCGATCATAGGTGCCGTCGGGGTCAGCGGCGACCTCTCCGAGAAAGACGAATACTGCGCCTGCAAGGGGATCCAGAAAGCCGGCTACGCCAGCGAGCCTGCGGAGCTGGATGAGAGCTGGCGCTAAGCTTCTTACGCCATCCGAGCGAAGAGGGCCGGTCTCGCGACCGGCCCTTTGCTTTTCACGACTGTCATTCCCGCGAATGCGGGGACCCAGGGATCCCGGTCTTCGCTCTACGTTCTCTGGGTCCCCACTTGCGTGGGGATGACGACTGTTAGCGGGTTCGAGAGAACGAATTCAAAGCCAATATGGCGACGGCCCGTAGAGTTCCACCAGGAAGTCCACGAAGGCCCGGACCTTCGGCGAGAGGTGGCGGCCGCTCGGATAGACGGCGTAGATCGGCACGTCTTCACGGACGTAATCGTCGAGCAGGGTGACCAGCTTGCCGGTTTTGACGTGCTCGCCCGCCATGAAGGCCGCGAGCATGGCGAGGCCGCCGCCGGCGAGCACGGTCTGCAGCACCGAGTCGCCGTTATTCATCGCCAGCGTTCCCTTGGCACGCAGGATCTTCTGCTGGTTGTCGACCATGAAGTGCCAGTCGTTGATCGGATTGCCGGGCGCGTAGGTGATCAGCGAATGGTCGCTCAGCTGGTCCGGATTGGCCGGCGAGCCCCATTTCTTCACATAGTCGGGGCTGGCCACCAGCATGCGGTGGTTCACCGCGAGCTTGCGGGCGATCAGGCTGGAATCCTTCAGCTGCGCAATCCGGATGGCGAGATCGATCCCCTCGTCGACGAGATCCACCACGCGATCGTTCACCAGCAGCTGGACTTCCACTTCCGGATAGCGGTCGAGAAATTCCGGCAGGTGCGGGGCGACGTGCCGGTGCGCGAAGGTGGTGGGTGCCGTCACCTTCAGCAGGCCGCGCGGGGCCGAGTGCGCTTGGGAGACCGCGATCTCCGCCTCGTCCACATCGGCGAGGATCCGCTTGCAGCGTTCGTAATAGGCCGAGCCCACCTCGGTCAGGCTGACCCGGCGCGTGGTGCGGTTCAGCAGCCGGACGCCGAGGCGGTCCTCCAGGCCGGAGAGTTGCTTGCTCACGACGGAGGGCGAAACATTGAGGGTTCTGGATGCGCCGGCGAGACTGTCGTTCTCGACCACGGAGCAAAAAACCTTCATTGCGGTCAGCGTATCCATTTCAGCGTGTTTCCCGAGTGCAGTACGGAATTATTCTTGCTTTATAGGAATTAATACGATGCTTTAAAAGAGAATTATCAATTTGCATGGCGGTTTTCTACACTGAGAATGACAGTGCTCGTCAATCGACCTGTTCAATTGCCCCGCCGGGATCGACTGTACGAACGTGGCCGTGCCCCTCATAGCCACGTATCGGTAGACCCACCCGATACAGCTCTCCGCACTGCCAAGACGGAGGGACGGACGGACGAACCGGCAATTATGAGGCTGCAGCGGCTTCCGCCCAAGGGGATCGCTGCAGCCTTATTTGTTTCCAGATATATGAGCGGCCCGACTCCGGGCATGTTCCCGTCCTCCGCCTCGTGCTAGAGGCATCGGCAGGCGGTCTCGGCCGCGAGCGAAAGCAAACCATCTGGCCGGAGCCAGCACATGCGAAATAACGATCTGAAACCCGAAACCCTGGCCGCCCAGGCGATGGGATATGTCGACGAGACCACAGGCGCGGTGACGCCGCCGATCCATCTCGCGACGACTTACGAGCGCGCGCCCGACAATTCCTATCCGAAGGGCTATGTCTATACCCGAAGCGAGAACCCGACCTATGGCCTTGCGGAAGATCTGCTGGCACGCCTTGAGAACGGGGCGGGCGCGCTGATCTTCTCGGCCGGGATGTCGGCGGCGGTTGCGCCGTTCATGACGCTGCGTCCGGGCGATCATGTGGTCGCGCCGACGGTGATGTACTGGGCGCTTCGGAACTGGCTGCTCGATTTTACGGCGCAGTGGGGCATCGGCCTCGATTTTTTCGACGTGAACGAGCCCGAGAGCGCGGCCGATCTGGTGCAGGAGGGCAAGACGAAGATCGTCTGGATCGAAACCCCGGCCAACCCGCTCTGGGACTGTCTCGATATTGCCTGGTTCGCCCAGCTCGCGCACGGGGCCGGTGCCCGGCTCTGCGTCGACTCGACGGCAGCGACGCCGGTGATCACCCGTCCCATCGAACATGGCGCCGATCTCGTCATGCACTCCGCCACCAAATACCTGAACGGGCACAGCGACGTTCTCGGCGGGGCGCTGATCGCGGCGAAGGCCGATGACTGGTGGGGAGAGATCCGCCGGGTGCGGACCGATCACGGTATGGTCATGGGCCCGTTCGAGGCCTGGCTGCTGCTGCGCGGCATGCGCACGCTGCACCTGCGCGTCCGCAAGGCGTCCGAGAATGCGCAGGCGATCGCCGAGCATTTCCATAATCACCCGAAGATCGGGTCCGTGCTCTATCCGGGTCTGCCGACCCATATCGGGCACGATGTTGCGCTTCGGCAGATGGAAGGCGGCTTCGGCGGCATGCTCTCGCTGCGCATCGCCGGCGGCGAGGCGGCGGCGGTCAAGGTCGCGGCCAATCTCGAAGTGATCCACCGCGCGACCTCGCTCGGCGGCGTCGAGAGCCTAGTCGAGCATCGGGCCTCGATCGAAGGAAAAGGCACTCCGGTGCCGGACGACCTGCTGCGATTCTCGATCGGGATCGAGGATCTCGGCGACCTGATTCAGGATTTGGAACAGGCTCTGAATACCCTCTAGAGGGAGTTCATGTCCGTATTCCGCGGTCACGGCGCGCTCACAAGCTGGTGCGCGACCGTGATTCGCGCCGATTCTCACGCTCGCTAGATTTCCCCTTGGGCTTCAACGAAAGCCAAGGTGCCGCGTGCGCCCAAGGAGAGAGCTGGAGGAGTTATGTATCAGACAATCAGGATGTCCGCGATTGCGTGCGGGCTGGCGCTGGCGGCCGCACTTGCGCCTGTAAACGCAGCTGCGGCGCAGACCTGCGGGGCCGGAAAGACTCGTGCCGACATGACCAACGCCAACGCGCAGGCCGTTTATGACTGTCTGAAGAAGTCGATGTTCGAGAATTACAATAAAGGCGGCAAGGGGTGGATCCCGGCCGAAGTCGTCAAGGAGTACCGGAACTGGAAACTCGCTAACACCGCACCGGCCGCGCCGGGATTTCACGGCGAGCGCTATCTCATGACCTGGGTCAACGAGACCGGTTACGACGCCTATACCGATTTCCGCGACGAAGATGTGAGTATTCCGGCCGGTACGGTCATCGTGAAGGAGTCCTTCGACGTGGCTGAGAACGGTTCGGCCAAAGCGGGTCCGCTCTTCATCATGGAGAAGGTCGAGGAAGGGCGTTCGCCCGAGACCATGGACTGGTACTACATGATGATCTCGCCGAAGGGAAAGCCGGTTGCGGTCAACGTGGTCTCGGCCTGCAGCGAATGCCACATGGAGAATTTCGGACAGCAGGGTGCGCTTGGCTACCCGGCCGAAGACGTCCGGGTAGCGAAATAAGTAAACGCTCGATATTGGGTTTGGCTCAGGTGGCGTTCGCCGTTTGGATCGCCGCCCAGACCTTCTCTGGCGTTGCCGGCATGTCGATATGCGCGACGCCGAGCGGAGCCAGCGCATCGACCAACGCATTCATGATCGAGGGCAGGGAGCCGGCGCAGCCGGCCTCGCCACAGCCCTTGGCGCCGAGCGGGTTGGTGGTCGCCGGAACGGCATGCGTGGCGAAGGAGAAGTTCGGCACGTCCGCCGCACGGGGCAGGGCGTAGTCCATGTAGCTGCCGGTCTGCAGCTGGCCTTCCGCGTCGTAGAGCACGCTTTCCATCAGTGCCTGACCGAGCCCCTGCACGATGCCGCCATGGGCCTGGCCCTCGACCAGCAGCGGGTTCACCACGGTGCCGAAATCGTTGACCATGGAATAGCGGTCGAGCCGTACCGTACCGGTCTCGGGGTCGACCTCAAGTTCGCAGACGTGGCAGCCGTTCGGGAAAGCCGACGGGGCATTCTCGAAAATGTGCGAGACGCTGAGGTCCTTCGGAAGATCGGCCGGAAGGTCGCTACGGGTGCGGGCTTCCGTCGCCAGTTCCATGATGCCGATGGTCCGGTCGGTTCCGGCGACCTGGAAAGTCCCGGCCTCGAAGGCGATATCCTCGATGGCGGTCTCGAACACATGGGCCGCGAGCTGTTTGCCCTTCTCGATGACGATGTCGCTTGCCTCGATGATCGCCCCGCCGCTGGCCATGATCGACTTGGAGCCGCCGGTGCCGCCGCCCGCGATCAGTTCGGCGCTGTCGCCCTGGATTAGCTTGATCTTCTCGAACGGCACGCCGAGTTTGGCATGCAGTACCTGGGCGAAGGGCGTCCAGTGGCCCTGACCGTAGTCCAATGTGCCAGTGATGATCGTGACATCGCCGTTTTCCTCGAACCGGATGCCGCCCATTTCCTGCATCACCGGAGCGGTCACTTCCAGATAACAGCCGACGCCGCGCCCCCGCAGCATACCCTTCTTCTCGCTCTCGGCCTTGCGGGCGGCATAGCCGTCCCAGTCCGAGGCCTCGAGCGCCTTCTCCAGGATCGTCGGGAAGTCGCCGCTGTCGTAGTTCATCCCGTTGGCGGCGGCGTAGGGGATCTCGGTCGCCTGGATCTGGTTGCGCCGGCGCAGTTCGATCGGGTCGATCCCGGTCTCCCGCGCGGCGGTCTCGATCAGCCGCTCCATGTAGTAGTTCGCTTCAGGCCTTCCGGCGCCGCGATAGGCGGTGATGGGGGTGGTATTGGTGAAGACCGCCTTGGTCGCGACCTCGATCAGCGGCAGACGGTAGACGCTGTTGCTGTTCTTCAGCGTGTTCAGGGTCGGCATCATCGGCGAGACGGCGGAAAGGTAGGCGCCGACATTGCCGTAACCGGTGATCCGGAGTGCCGTGAAACGCCTTTCGGCGTCCAGCGCCAGTTCCGCGGTCATGTCATGGTCGCGTCCGTGACAATCGGAGAGGAAGCTCCCGGAGCGCTCGTCGGTCCATTTGACCGGCCGGCCGAGGACCTTCGCCGCGTGCAGCACGCAGATATATTCCGGATAGGCGCCGGCCTTCATGCCGAAGGAGCCGCCGACATTGCCGGTGATGACATGCATCTTTTCCGGCGGGATGTCGAAGATCTGCTTGGCCAGTGTGTTCATCATCCCGAACACGCCCTGGCAGCCGACATGCAGCTCGTAGGTGTCTTTCGCCGGATCGAACGCGCCGACGGCGGAGCGCGGCTCCATGGCGCAGACCACGATGCGGTTGTTGCGGAGGCTGAGCTTCGTCACATGCGCCGCTTCGGCGAAGGCGGCATCGATCTTCGCCGTCTCGCCGTACTGATAGTCGAGCGCGACGTTGCCCGGCACGGCGTCATAGATCAGCGGCGCGTCTTCTGCGGCAGCGGCGCGGGCGTCCGTGACCGCGGGCAGGGGATCGATGTCGAGTTCGACCAACTCGGCCGCGTCCTTGGCCGCGGAGTGGGTTTCCGCGATTACGATGGCGACCGGATCGCCCACGAAGCGGACCTTGTCTGTCGCGAGCGCCGCGCGGGGCACGTAAGTGATCGGGCTGCCGTCCCGGTTCTTGAGGGGCACACCGCATTTCATCGTGCCGAGCCCGGCATCTTCGAGATCCTTGCCGGTGAAGATCGCGATCACGCCAGACGCCGTCAGCGCGTCCGCCGTCTCGATCCCGTTCAGCACGCCGTGGGCAAAGGGGCTGGTCACCATGACGGCGTAGGCTTGGCCGTCGAGATTGGTGTCGTCGGTGTAGTTCCCCTGACCGCGCAGCAGCTTCGGGTCCTCGGAACGCGGCACGGGTTGGCCGACCCCGAATTTCATCATCCCGAGCTGATTTTCGTCGACGATCGAATCCATGG includes these proteins:
- a CDS encoding GlcG/HbpS family heme-binding protein gives rise to the protein MAGNFPLKVSLPLAKAEIIADEALRVATEEGMMPMTVVVLDAGGHPVCIKRQDGSGIGRIEIATAKAWGGLGFGESSRNLGGRLKERLGFQVAAAAAFDGKMAAVPGGAMIMEDGAIIGAVGVSGDLSEKDEYCACKGIQKAGYASEPAELDESWR
- a CDS encoding LysR family transcriptional regulator, with product MDTLTAMKVFCSVVENDSLAGASRTLNVSPSVVSKQLSGLEDRLGVRLLNRTTRRVSLTEVGSAYYERCKRILADVDEAEIAVSQAHSAPRGLLKVTAPTTFAHRHVAPHLPEFLDRYPEVEVQLLVNDRVVDLVDEGIDLAIRIAQLKDSSLIARKLAVNHRMLVASPDYVKKWGSPANPDQLSDHSLITYAPGNPINDWHFMVDNQQKILRAKGTLAMNNGDSVLQTVLAGGGLAMLAAFMAGEHVKTGKLVTLLDDYVREDVPIYAVYPSGRHLSPKVRAFVDFLVELYGPSPYWL
- a CDS encoding trans-sulfuration enzyme family protein, which encodes MRNNDLKPETLAAQAMGYVDETTGAVTPPIHLATTYERAPDNSYPKGYVYTRSENPTYGLAEDLLARLENGAGALIFSAGMSAAVAPFMTLRPGDHVVAPTVMYWALRNWLLDFTAQWGIGLDFFDVNEPESAADLVQEGKTKIVWIETPANPLWDCLDIAWFAQLAHGAGARLCVDSTAATPVITRPIEHGADLVMHSATKYLNGHSDVLGGALIAAKADDWWGEIRRVRTDHGMVMGPFEAWLLLRGMRTLHLRVRKASENAQAIAEHFHNHPKIGSVLYPGLPTHIGHDVALRQMEGGFGGMLSLRIAGGEAAAVKVAANLEVIHRATSLGGVESLVEHRASIEGKGTPVPDDLLRFSIGIEDLGDLIQDLEQALNTL
- a CDS encoding cytochrome P460 family protein, giving the protein MSAIACGLALAAALAPVNAAAAQTCGAGKTRADMTNANAQAVYDCLKKSMFENYNKGGKGWIPAEVVKEYRNWKLANTAPAAPGFHGERYLMTWVNETGYDAYTDFRDEDVSIPAGTVIVKESFDVAENGSAKAGPLFIMEKVEEGRSPETMDWYYMMISPKGKPVAVNVVSACSECHMENFGQQGALGYPAEDVRVAK
- a CDS encoding xanthine dehydrogenase family protein molybdopterin-binding subunit, which produces MDSIVDENQLGMMKFGVGQPVPRSEDPKLLRGQGNYTDDTNLDGQAYAVMVTSPFAHGVLNGIETADALTASGVIAIFTGKDLEDAGLGTMKCGVPLKNRDGSPITYVPRAALATDKVRFVGDPVAIVIAETHSAAKDAAELVELDIDPLPAVTDARAAAAEDAPLIYDAVPGNVALDYQYGETAKIDAAFAEAAHVTKLSLRNNRIVVCAMEPRSAVGAFDPAKDTYELHVGCQGVFGMMNTLAKQIFDIPPEKMHVITGNVGGSFGMKAGAYPEYICVLHAAKVLGRPVKWTDERSGSFLSDCHGRDHDMTAELALDAERRFTALRITGYGNVGAYLSAVSPMMPTLNTLKNSNSVYRLPLIEVATKAVFTNTTPITAYRGAGRPEANYYMERLIETAARETGIDPIELRRRNQIQATEIPYAAANGMNYDSGDFPTILEKALEASDWDGYAARKAESEKKGMLRGRGVGCYLEVTAPVMQEMGGIRFEENGDVTIITGTLDYGQGHWTPFAQVLHAKLGVPFEKIKLIQGDSAELIAGGGTGGSKSIMASGGAIIEASDIVIEKGKQLAAHVFETAIEDIAFEAGTFQVAGTDRTIGIMELATEARTRSDLPADLPKDLSVSHIFENAPSAFPNGCHVCELEVDPETGTVRLDRYSMVNDFGTVVNPLLVEGQAHGGIVQGLGQALMESVLYDAEGQLQTGSYMDYALPRAADVPNFSFATHAVPATTNPLGAKGCGEAGCAGSLPSIMNALVDALAPLGVAHIDMPATPEKVWAAIQTANAT